The proteins below come from a single Esox lucius isolate fEsoLuc1 chromosome 7, fEsoLuc1.pri, whole genome shotgun sequence genomic window:
- the pcbd2 gene encoding pterin-4-alpha-carbinolamine dehydratase 2 isoform X1 codes for MHRLMFTLRASSIWSCSFSRLGNSLLPRYTSNMSTTAHWLPPADREQLLMELKATGWVEVEERDAIYKELHFKTFNQMRSAESWRSEHLPETSTLFTVPHLPVSSMFSIYLKEPSL; via the exons ATGCACAGGTTAATGTTTACTCTCAGGGCTAGCAGTATATGGTCGTGTTCTTTCTCGAGACTGGGCAATTCCCTGCTGCCAAGATATACATCTAACATG TCCACCACTGCCCACTGGCTGCCCCCAGCTGACAGAGAACAACTGCTGATGGAGCTGAAGGCCACTGGCTGGGTGGAGGTTGAGGAGCGGGATGCCATCTACAAAGAGCTTCACTTTAAAACCTTTAATCAG ATGAGGAGTGCAGAGTCGTGGCGTAGTGAACACCTCCCGGAAACATCCACACTATTTACTGTCCCCCACCTGCCTGTGTCCTCAATGTTCTCAATA TATTTGAAGGAGCCCTCTTTATAA
- the txndc15 gene encoding thioredoxin domain-containing protein 15: MSILSSRLVLTCILGLTLYISVIGKASSVTADDNDELPEFKFNEDVGTDIENSPKFVGMEDLETQPKRQYKTAEIADAVMGTEQPVNPAGIESLIPKNVKDFQTGFSPPCDDEANCPSSFPQEESSELKSTEPLQPVTLEMVHVDTMTNEEQNSTETTKTYKVNCDKRNITGMNNFTVQVLNASQDLMEFLNVNSTECSLVLFFTTWCKFSANLAPHFNALPRVFPSMHFLALDASQHSSLSTRFGTVAVPNILLFQGVKPMARFNQTDRTLETLMSFIANQTGFEVSPDHNVTDEDLSGPLPNVPVKSIDWLLVFSILFISGFTTYAILRTDSIRWLIPGQEHEHQD, translated from the exons ATGTCGATATTATCAAGTAGACTCGTGTTGACATGTATTTTAGGGCTCACGCTTTATATTTCTGTAATAGGGAAAGCATCGTCAGTAACAGCGGATG ATAATGACGAGCTACCAGAATTCAAGTTCAATGAGGATGTTGGCACCGACATTGAAAATAGTCCCAAATTTGTGGGAATGGAGGATCTTGAGACTCAGCCGAAGAGGCAGTACAAGACTGCAGAGATCGCAGATGCAGTAATGGGAACTGAACAACCTGTTAATCCAGCAGGTATTGAGTCCCTGATCCCCAAGAATGTGAAAGACTTTCAGACAGGGTTCTCGCCGCCCTGCGATGATGAGGCAAACTGCCCCTCTTCTTTTCCCCAAGAGGAGTCCTCTGAGTTGAAGAGTACAGAGCCCTTGCAACCAGTCACATTAGAAATGGTTCATGTAGACACCATGACTAACGAAGAGCAGAACtccacagaaaccacaaagacTTATAAAGTGAACTGCGATAAAAGGAACATCACAGGGATGAACAACTTCACAGTGCAGGTCCTAAACGCCTCCCAG GACTTAATGGAATTCCTCAATGTAAACAGCACAGAGTGTTCTCTGGTCCTGTTCTTTACCACCTGGTGCAAGTTCTCAGCCAATCTAGCACCTCATTTTAACGCACTGCCCAGGGTCTTCCCCAGCATGCACTTCCTAGCCCTGGATGCCTCCCAGCATAGCAG TCTCTCCACACGGTTTGGAACTGTAGCAGTTCCCAACATCCTCCTATTTCAAGGAGTGAAACCGATGGCCAGATTCAACCAGACTGACAGAACTCTGGAGACTCTGATGTCTTTCATTGCTAACCAGACAG GTTTTGAAGTTAGCCCAGATCACAATGTAACGGATGAAGACCTTTCTGGACCTCTTCCCAATGTCCCAGTGAAAAGTATCGATTGGCTTCTGGTGTTCTCCATCTTGTTCATTTCCGGCTTCACCACGTACGCCATTCTACGGACTGACAGCATCCGCTGGCTTATCCCAGGCCAAGAGCATGAACACCAGGACTAG
- the c7h5orf24 gene encoding UPF0461 protein C5orf24 homolog, which produces MMRQVTGNSNDYCMSGRPSCLAEDGRHPASHFDLCTTQSNKFYPAPQPPPLQMTLPPLTMPPQNTLTPRSCQRQDSLSETHSQAVGVTNSEKPEDSKKKKSLGRSGRRGRPSGTTKSAGYRTSTGRPLGTTKAAGFKTSPGRPLGTTKAAGYKVSPGRPPGSIKTLSRLNKLGYGTCSAAAFPYTMMHKGGLCEPSSKEKETNE; this is translated from the coding sequence ATGATGCGTCAGGTGACCGGCAACAGCAACGACTACTGCATGAGCGGCAGGCCATCATGCCTGGCAGAGGACGGCCGACACCCCGCCAGTCACTTTGACTTGTGCACGACCCAGTCCAACAAGTTCTACCCGGCCCCCCAGCCCCCTCCCTTGCAGATGACCTTACCCCCCCTGACCATGCCGCCCCAGAACACCTTAACGCCCAGGTCCTGTCAGCGACAGGACAGCCTTAGTGAAACACACTCCCAAGCTGTGGGAGTCACGAACAGTGAGAAGCCGGAGGACTCCAAGAAAAAGAAGAGCCTGGGTCGGTccgggaggagagggaggcccTCGGGGACCACCAAATCGGCGGGTTACAGGACCAGCACGGGCCGGCCTCTGGGCACCACCAAGGCTGCCGGGTTCAAGACAAGTCCGGGGAGGCCACTGGGCACGACCAAGGCGGCCGGCTATAAGGTCAGCCCCGGGAGGCCCCCTGGTAGCATCAAGACCCTGTCTCGTCTCAACAAACTGGGGTACGGCACATGTAGCGCCGCGGCGTTCCCCTACACCATGATGCACAAAGGGGGCCTCTGTGAACCCTCAAGCAAAGAGAAGGAGACAAATGAGTAA
- the ddx46 gene encoding probable ATP-dependent RNA helicase DDX46, with protein MGRESRHYRKRSASRGRSGSRSKSRSPDKRSKKDDGAASRNRDRDRNRRGERSRSRDRRRSRSRDRKRPRRSRSREKRRSRSRDRNRRSSSRNRGRRSRSASPSKSRKTDEKSKSKEKENPEASAEKKKIKDEKEEEKVEDQDFDQNKLEEEMRKRKERVEKWREDQRKKALGNIEEIKREIEEMKQGKKWSLEDDDDDEEEGSAPVDELEDGEEGKGPEEKEVKEEKKEEEEEEATPMEQEAEDELDTLDAYMEEVKEEVKKFNMGPQSKGNDKKGGVNVSKVVTVCKTKRGLNVHKKKGELMENDQDAMEYSSEEEEVDLATALTGYQTKQRKVLEPVDHQKIEYEPYRKDFYVEVPELAKMSPEEVNVLRLDLEGIAVKGKGCPKPIKSWVQCGTSMKILSALKRHSYEKPTPIQAQAIPAIMSGRDLIGIAKTGSGKTIAFLLPMYRHIMDQRPLEEGEGPIAVIMTPTRELALQITKECKKFSKPLNLRVVCVYGGTGISEQIAELKRGAEIIVCTPGRMIDMLGANSGRVTNLRRVTYVVVDEADRMFDMGFEPQVMRIMDNVRPDRQTVMFSATFPRAMEALARRILSKPVEVQVGGRSVVCSDVEQHVMVIEEDQKFLKLLEILGHYQEKGSVIIFVDKQEHADGLLKDLMKASYPCMSLHGGIDQYDRDSIINDFKNGACRLMVATSVAARGLDIKQLILVVNYNCPNHYEDYVHRAGRTGRAGNKGFAYTFITEEQARYAGDIIKALELSGSPVPSELEQLWLSFKNQRQAEGKSIKSSSGFSGKGFKFDETEHALANERKKLQKAALGLQDSDDEDGALDIDEQIESMFNSKKRVKDLSAPGGGGGPASAVSVAAAAAGGLANLGAPSAGNIQKLEMAKRLALRINAQKNLGAEAQDVMQQATNAILRGGTIMAPSVSAKTIAEQLAEKINAKLNYIPVEKLEEERQAAEQAETVKRYEEELEINDFPQTARWKVTSKEALQRIGEYSEAAITIRGTYFPPGKEPKEGERKIYLAIESANELAVTKAKAEITRLIKEELIRLQNSYQPTSKGRYKVL; from the exons ATGGGACGCGAGTCAAG GCATTACAGGAAACGGTCGGCATCAAGGGGTCGGTCCGGGAGTCGATCAAAGAGTCGTTCCCCGGACAAGCGCTCCAAGAAGGATGACGGAGCTGCCTCACGAAACCGAGACCGGGACCGCAACAGGCGGGGAGAGAGGTCACGCAGCCGTGACCGTCGCCGATCACGGTCCAGAGATAGGAAACGCCCAAG ACGCTCTAGGAGTCGTGAGAAGAGGCGGTCCAGGAGCCGTGACCGGAACAGAAGATCAAGCAGTAGAAACAGAGGGCGTAGATCACGTTCAGCAAGCCCCAGCAAAAGCAGGAAAACTGATGAAAA GTCTAAAAGCAAGGAAAAAGAAAACCCTGAAGCCTCTGCAGAGAAGAAGAAAATTAAAgatgagaaagaggaggagaaggttgAAGAT CAAGACTTTGACCAGAAcaagctggaggaggagatgaggaagaggaaggagcgAGTGGAGAAGTGGCGAGAGGACCAGAGGAAGAAGGCTTTAGGGAACATTGAGGAGATcaagagggagatagaggagaTGAAGCAGGGAAAGAAGTGGAGTCTGGAGGATGATGACG ACGACGAGGAGGAAGGCTCAGCTCCCGTGGATGAGCTGGAAGACGGAGAGGAGGGTAAGGGaccagaggagaaggaggtgaaggaagagaagaaagaggaggaagaggaggaggcaaCCCCCATGGAGCAGGAGGCAGAGGATGAACTGGACACCTTGGACGCCTACATGGAGGAGGTCAAGGAGGAGGTCAAGAAGTTCAACATGGGCCCGCAGTCTAAAGGGAACGACAAG AAAGGAGGGGTAAATGTATCGAAAGTGGTGACTGTTTGCAAAACAAAGCGAGGACTGAATGTTCACAAAAAGAAGGGCGAGCTGATGGAGAATGACCAGGACGCGATGGAG TACTCAtcggaggaagaggaggtggaccTGGCGACCGCTTTGACCGGCTACCAGACCAAACAAAGGAAGGTCCTGGAGCCCGTGGACCACCAGAAAATTGAATATGAGCCGTATCGCAAGGACTTCTACGTGGAGGTCCCAGAGCTGGCCAAGATGTCTCCAGAGG AGGTAAATGTCCTCCGGCTTGACCTGGAGGGAATCGCAGTGAAAGGGAAAGGCTGTCCCAAGCCCATCAAGTCCTGGGTGCAGTGTGGAACCTCCATGAAGATCCTAAGCGCCCTCAAGCG ACACAGCTATGAGAAGCCCACCCCGATCCAAGCCCAAGCCATCCCGGCCATCATGTCCGGGAGAGACCTCATCGGCATCGCTAAAACTGGCAGCGGGAAGACCATCGCCTTCCTCCTCCCCATGTACCGACACATTATGGACCAGAGGCCcctggaggagggagaaggaccCATCG CCGTGATCATGACTCCAACTAGAGAGCTGGCCCTGCAGATCACCAAGGAGTGCAAGAAGTTCTCCAAGCCCCTGAACCTgagggtggtgtgtgtctatGGAGGCACTGGGATCAGTGAACAG ATTGCTGAGCTGAAGCGGGGCGCAGAGATCATCGTGTGTACGCCAGGACGTATGATTGACATGCTAGGCGCCAACAGCG GTCGAGTCACAAACCTGCGCCGAGTCACGTATGTGGTGGTCGATGAAGCGGATAGAATGTTTGACATGGGCTTTGAGCCACAG GTGATGCGCATCATGGATAACGTGCGccctgacagacaaacagtcaTGTTCTCCGCCACATTCCCGCGGGCCATGGAGGCGCTGGCGCGGAGGATCCTCTCCAAGCCCGTGGAGGTGCAGGTGGGAGGCAGGAGCGTGGTGTGTTCCGACGTGGAGCAGCATGTG ATGGTGATCGAGGAGGACCAGAAGTTCCTGAAGCTCCTGGAGATCCTGGGCCACTACCAGGAGAAGGGATCGGTCATCATTTTCGTGGACAAACAGGAGCATGCCGACGGTCTGCTGAAAGACCTGATGAAGGCCTCCTACCCCTGCATGTCTCTGCACGGAG GGATCGACCAGTACGACAGGGACAGCATCATCAATGACTTCAAGAACGGGGCGTGCCGGCTGATGGTGGCCACCTCGGTGGCGGCACGTGGCCTGGATATCAAGCAGCTCATTCTGGTCGTCAACTACAACTGCCCCAACCACTACGAGGACTACGTCCACCGGGCCGGACGCACTGGCAGAGCCGGCAACAAG GGCTTTGCCTACACCTTCATCACAGAGGAGCAGGCACGCTATGCCGGGGACATCATCAAGGCCCTGGAGCTCTCTGGGTCTCCTGTGCCCTCTGAGCTGGAGCAGCTGTGGCTCTCCTTCAAGAACCAGCGGCAAGCG GAGGGTAAAAGTATCAAAAGCAGCAGCGGGTTCTCCGGCAAGGGCTTCAAGTTCGACGAGACTGAGCACGCCCTGGCCAACGAGAGGAAGAAGCTCCAGAAGGCTGCTCTGGGTCTGCAGGACTCTGACGACGAGGACGGAGCGCTGGAC ATTGACGAGCAGATCGAGAGCATGTTCAACTCCAAGAAGAGGGTGAAGGATCTGTCGGCGCCAGGGGGCGGAGGTGGGCCGGCCAGTGCTGTCTCCGTGGCAGCTGCGGCGGCGGGCGGCCTAGCCAACCTGGGTGCCCCCTCTGCCGGAAACATCCAGAAACTGGAGATGGCCAAGAGACTGGCTCTGCGGATCAACGCCCAGAAGAACCTTGGGGCCGAAGCTCAG GATGTGATGCAGCAAGCCACCAACGCCATCCTCAGGGGGGGCACCATCATGGCTCCCTCCGTATCGGCCAAGACCATTGCCGAGCAGCTGGCCGAGAAGATCAACGCCAAGCTCAACTACATCCCCGTGGAgaagctggaggaggagaggcaaGCAGCCGAGCAGGCCGAGACCGTTAAGAGATACGAAGAGGAGCTGGAGATCAACGACTTCCCTCAG ACTGCGAGGTGGAAGGTTACATCCAAGGAGGCCCTCCAGCGGATCGGAGAGTACTCTGAAGCAGCCATCACCATCCGAGGAACATACTTCCCTCCCGGCAAAGAGCCGAAAGAGGGAGAACGTAAAATCTACCTGGCCATTGAGA GTGCCAATGAGCTGGCTGTTACGAAGGCTAAGGCCGAGATCACGCGACTCATCAAGGAGGAGCTCATCAGATTA caAAACTCCTATCAACCCACCAGCAAAGGACGATACAAGGTTTTGTAG